TGGAGTCGCGCTCTTCTTATGCGCAGGGCAAGCTTGTCCATGTGGATGAAGATGGCGGTTACAACGGTGTGACAGACGGCCTTGATCCACGCGGCTTTCTGCGGGTGCGCACAGACAAGGGTCTGCGAATCGTTATTTCCGGAAGTGTCCGGCCTGGGAGGAAAGATGCTCCTGGTTCTTGACGTGGGCAATACCAACACGGTGCTGGGCGTCTATGAAAACACCGCTCCTGGATTTGCCGGCAAGACCACGACCCCTCGCCTGATGGCGCACTGGCGCGTGGCCACCGTAATGACCCACACCGTGGACGAATACGGCGTTCTCTTCCGCAACCTGTTTGCCATTGGAAACGTTGAAGCTGCTGAAGTGCGCGGAATCATCGTTTCTTCTGTAGTTCCGCCCATGGATTCCACGCTGCGTGAAGTTTGCGAGCGTTACTTCCACCTCAAACCTCTTTTCGTGGAGCCGGGCATCAAGACCGGTATGCCGGTGCTTTATGAGAACCCGCAAGAAGTGGGTGCAGACCGCATTGTGAACGGCGTGGCAGCGTTTGAAAAATTTGGCGGCCCTTGCGTCGTTGTTGACCTGGGTACTGCAACCACCTTTGACGCGATTTCACGCAAGGGAGAATATCTGGGCGGAGTGATCTCGCCCGGCATCGGCATTTCAGCGCGTGCGCTCTATGAGCACACCGCGCGCCTTCCCCTCGTTGATATTCGCAAGCCGTCGAAAGTTATCGGTACCAATACTGTCGGCAGCATCCAGGCAGGCTTGTTCTTCGGCTATCTGGGATTGGTGGATGGCATCCTGGAACGCCTGATCAACGAACTGGGACCGGATACCAAGGTCGTAGCAACCGGCGGATTGGCCAGCCTGATTGGAGACCACTCAAAGTACATCAAGAACGTTGACGATCTGCTCACACTCGACGGGCTCCGCATCATATGGGAACGCAACAACGCGGCGCAAAAACAGAAGCCCGCTTCGTGACGGCCCCTGCTGTGGACAACTATTTCAATTACTACACGGAAATTGAACAGCACTTCTGTAGACGCCGGGGAACGCTTCTGACTGTTTCCACGCTTGACTGGGCACTGATGACCACATGGAAAGAAGCTGGAGTTCCACTGGAGGCTGTCCTGCGTGGGATTGACGAAGCGTTTGACAAGTATGAGCGGCGGCCATCGAAAACGCAGAAGATTAACGGCCTGGCCTGGTGCGCGCAGGCGGTGCTTACCGCGGCGGAAGAGATGAAAGAAGCGGCCGTCGGCGCACAGCCGGAAAAAACCAGCGCCGATCCGGGCTTGCACAATGAAGAAATAGCTCGTTATCTTGCCGCAAATGCGGAAAAGCTACGCCGGGTGAAGTCAGGCACTGCGGTAACGTTGGTTGCGGAAGAGTGTGCTGTTACACTAGCGGACTTAGCCTCAACCCTGGCTACCGTAAAGAGTCTACGATTGGAGGACCTGGAGAGGCGGCTCACCATGATGGAAGAAAAACTTCTTGCCGCCCTGACCATGACCACTCCTGAAAACGAGTTGTTCATTCTACGTACAGAAGCTGACCGGGAGATCGCGCCCTATCGCAGCAAAATGCCGGGCGTGCAGATTGAGCAATTGCAAAAGCAATTTATTCACAAGCGCCTGTTTGAAAAAGCAAAGATTCCACGGCTCAGCCTCTTTTACCTGTGAACCTGACAATCGAAAAACTCGTGTACGGCGGCGACGGCCTTTCCCGGCTTCCTGAAGGCAAGACGGTCTTTACGCCCTTTGTGCTGCCCGCGGAGGAAATCAGCGCGACAATCGTCCAGGAAAAAAGCAGTTTCGCCCGCGCCACCGTCGATCAGATACTGAAGCCTTCGCCGTACAGGATTGCTGCGCCGTGCCCGTATTTTGGCACGTGCGGTGGCTGCCATTACCAGCACGCGGGCTATACCGCGCAACTGGAAAACAAACGCGCCATCCTGAAAGAAACGCTGTTGCGCAACGGCAAGCTGGAGTGGAAAGGTGAGATCATCACGCATTCCGGCGAGCCGTGGGGCTATCGCAACCGCTCGCGATTGAAAGTTCGCACCACGCCCGATTTCGCCATCGGCTATTACAAGATGGGCACCAATGAGCTCCTGCCCGTGAAACAGTGTCCGATCAGCTCAGCAGCCATTAATCGCGTGCTGGCTCATGTGTGGGAAATGGGCGAAGGCGGCAAAGTGCCCGCTGGCGTGAATGAGATTGAATTCTTTGCCGACCACGCCGACGCCAAGATGGTGCTGGAAATTTACCTAGCATCGGACGCGCCGGAAATGCGCGAGGTC
The genomic region above belongs to Terriglobia bacterium and contains:
- a CDS encoding type III pantothenate kinase, coding for MLLVLDVGNTNTVLGVYENTAPGFAGKTTTPRLMAHWRVATVMTHTVDEYGVLFRNLFAIGNVEAAEVRGIIVSSVVPPMDSTLREVCERYFHLKPLFVEPGIKTGMPVLYENPQEVGADRIVNGVAAFEKFGGPCVVVDLGTATTFDAISRKGEYLGGVISPGIGISARALYEHTARLPLVDIRKPSKVIGTNTVGSIQAGLFFGYLGLVDGILERLINELGPDTKVVATGGLASLIGDHSKYIKNVDDLLTLDGLRIIWERNNAAQKQKPAS